The Desulfovibrio inopinatus DSM 10711 genome includes a region encoding these proteins:
- a CDS encoding glycosyltransferase, translating to MRYVETSFPGVAVVIPVYAGFKETQACLESVLSSRGALPFEIIVIDDASPESELREYVESLAAHNRIQLHVHAVNRGFVHSANRGLQLAGRKDVILLNADTRVHGDWVDRLADAAYAETRVGTVSPLSNNATILSYPLPCEENLLPDDADEVVLDTMCQSRLHRMLIEIPTGVGSCLYIRRDCLDDTGYLDPTTFGQGYGEECDFCIRSRRLGWSHTCAADVFVYHAGAVSFSSAREAKSKRGLALLKERYPEYLPMVHAFIKADPLATMRRVLDMERLVKRPTKRILLLSLNSSGGVERFIQERRTELQRKGVKAIVLRPPKADGESNDLDRWRGILDFPEEYVCPNLQYQLPDEYDQLVEDLKRLNVFHCEVHHFLGAHPDILSLPAKLGLPYDVMVHDYIWFCPRINLIDASGKYCQEPSISVCKQCIDKSGHCLDANLEIEALRTRSTTFLHAARKVLAPSQDAAKRMMHHFPGVQVVARPHPDLALPDHVSPPAEGSITKLRIAIIGAIGKHKGYDVLFDMVLDAQARNLPLEFVVIGYTCDDAALMRAGNVFVTGEYTEEEAVSYVRGQQCHVALFLSVWPETWCYALSVAFASGLYCFGFDLGAVAERIRATEFGELLPITTRPEELNDRLTALVLGKKWCVQQQNFEDYGQACAAFDPVSKKL from the coding sequence ATGAGGTATGTTGAAACATCCTTTCCCGGTGTGGCCGTTGTTATTCCGGTATATGCCGGCTTCAAGGAAACGCAGGCGTGTCTTGAATCTGTTTTGTCCTCTCGTGGGGCGCTTCCCTTTGAGATTATTGTTATTGATGACGCGTCACCCGAGTCTGAACTTCGGGAATATGTGGAAAGCCTGGCCGCTCACAATCGCATCCAACTGCATGTCCATGCAGTGAATCGAGGTTTCGTTCATTCGGCCAATAGGGGATTGCAATTAGCCGGACGGAAAGATGTTATTCTTTTAAATGCGGACACGCGTGTACATGGAGACTGGGTCGACCGGTTAGCTGATGCCGCCTACGCTGAAACGCGCGTGGGGACCGTGTCACCACTTTCCAATAATGCTACGATATTAAGTTACCCGCTTCCATGTGAAGAAAATCTTCTCCCTGATGATGCTGACGAAGTTGTTCTTGATACCATGTGCCAGTCCCGTCTCCATCGAATGCTCATTGAGATTCCGACGGGAGTGGGATCATGTCTGTACATTCGTCGTGACTGCCTTGATGATACCGGGTACTTGGATCCGACGACCTTTGGCCAAGGCTACGGGGAGGAATGCGATTTTTGTATTCGATCTCGCCGATTGGGATGGAGTCATACCTGTGCCGCTGATGTCTTTGTATATCATGCTGGAGCCGTTTCCTTTTCGAGTGCCCGTGAAGCCAAATCGAAGAGGGGGCTTGCGTTGCTCAAAGAACGATACCCTGAATATCTTCCTATGGTTCATGCGTTCATTAAAGCAGATCCTTTGGCAACCATGCGACGTGTTCTCGATATGGAGCGCTTGGTAAAACGGCCGACAAAACGGATTCTCTTGTTGAGTTTGAACTCATCTGGCGGTGTGGAGCGATTTATTCAGGAGCGAAGGACTGAACTGCAACGCAAAGGTGTGAAGGCTATTGTCTTGCGTCCGCCCAAAGCTGACGGAGAGTCAAATGATCTGGACAGATGGCGTGGAATCCTGGACTTTCCTGAAGAGTATGTATGCCCAAACCTTCAATACCAGTTGCCGGATGAATATGACCAACTTGTCGAAGACCTCAAACGATTGAATGTCTTTCATTGTGAAGTGCATCATTTTCTTGGAGCACATCCTGACATTCTTTCGCTTCCAGCAAAACTTGGTCTGCCGTATGACGTGATGGTTCATGATTATATTTGGTTTTGCCCGCGTATTAACTTGATTGACGCTTCAGGCAAATACTGTCAGGAACCGTCCATATCAGTCTGTAAGCAGTGTATTGATAAGTCGGGTCACTGTCTGGATGCCAACCTGGAGATTGAAGCATTACGAACGCGAAGTACGACGTTTTTGCATGCGGCTCGCAAAGTTTTGGCTCCGTCACAGGATGCGGCCAAAAGAATGATGCATCATTTTCCAGGGGTACAGGTCGTTGCTCGCCCGCATCCCGATTTGGCTTTGCCCGATCATGTTTCTCCCCCTGCAGAAGGGAGCATTACCAAGCTTCGTATAGCCATTATTGGAGCAATCGGGAAACACAAGGGCTATGATGTTCTTTTTGACATGGTATTGGATGCTCAAGCGAGAAACCTTCCTTTGGAGTTCGTTGTTATCGGCTATACATGCGACGATGCCGCTTTGATGCGAGCCGGGAATGTTTTTGTGACGGGAGAGTATACTGAAGAAGAAGCGGTTTCCTATGTCCGTGGACAACAGTGCCATGTGGCTCTTTTTCTCTCTGTCTGGCCAGAGACATGGTGCTACGCATTGAGCGTTGCGTTTGCGTCTGGGCTGTATTGTTTCGGATTTGATCTTGGAGCCGTTGCGGAACGTATCCGGGCAACGGAATTTGGAGAATTACTTCCCATTACGACACGTCCGGAAGAATTGAATGACAGATTGACAGCGTTGGTTTTAGGCAAAAAATGGTGTGTACAACAGCAAAATTTTGAAGACTATGGGCAGGCATGCGCCGCTTTCGACCCAGTATCGAAGAAATTATAA
- a CDS encoding glycosyltransferase family 4 protein, which yields MNILFLHQNYPGQFKHLAPRLAQDTDNTVIAMTSSSQDVQSKDENITYIQYDPPKSVTDGIHPYIASFESSIRRGQNVVRQALQLKKDGFVPDIVLAHPGWGESLFIKDVFDTAKLAILCEFYYHFRGADIGFDPEFPPKLDDMFRLRIKNSTQLLALETTDMGISAMHWQKSLYPSEFQYKIVVQHEGIDTSVVVPNSEAQLQLDDGTIFSAGDNVLTFVNRNLEPYRGYHVFMRALERIQKENPDCHVLIVGGDRVSYGRKLPNQQTFKEKYLAEVNVDRDRIHFMGNVPYETYLKVLQVSRAHVYLTYPFVLSWSMLEAMSAQCLIIGSATAPVTEVLKHKKNGLLFRFFDVPGLANLVTEALHEPEKFVHLREKARSDMVNKFDLVTRTLPNQIRLLEKLLGKKGRTGSRK from the coding sequence GTGAATATCCTTTTTTTGCATCAAAATTATCCTGGACAATTTAAACATTTAGCTCCACGTCTGGCTCAAGATACGGATAACACCGTCATCGCCATGACCTCAAGTTCTCAAGATGTCCAATCAAAAGATGAGAACATCACGTATATTCAATACGATCCTCCGAAATCCGTGACCGATGGAATTCATCCGTACATAGCGAGTTTTGAAAGCAGTATTCGGCGAGGACAAAATGTCGTTCGCCAAGCGCTTCAATTGAAAAAGGATGGATTTGTCCCCGATATCGTTTTGGCACATCCGGGATGGGGAGAGAGTCTTTTTATAAAAGATGTTTTCGATACCGCAAAGCTCGCTATCCTGTGTGAGTTTTATTATCACTTTCGTGGTGCAGATATTGGCTTTGATCCAGAATTTCCTCCCAAGCTCGATGACATGTTTCGTTTGCGAATCAAGAATTCGACGCAGCTTTTAGCTTTGGAAACAACCGATATGGGGATAAGTGCCATGCATTGGCAGAAGTCCTTGTATCCTTCAGAATTTCAATACAAAATTGTTGTGCAGCATGAGGGGATAGACACAAGCGTTGTTGTCCCGAATTCTGAAGCGCAGCTCCAGCTGGATGATGGAACGATATTTTCGGCAGGCGATAATGTGTTGACTTTTGTCAATAGAAACTTGGAGCCTTACCGTGGGTATCATGTTTTTATGCGGGCATTGGAGCGCATTCAAAAAGAAAATCCTGATTGTCATGTCCTGATCGTCGGCGGAGATAGAGTGAGTTATGGACGCAAGCTGCCGAATCAGCAGACGTTCAAGGAAAAGTATCTCGCAGAAGTCAATGTCGACCGCGATCGAATTCATTTTATGGGGAACGTGCCGTATGAAACCTACCTCAAAGTCCTTCAGGTTTCACGAGCTCATGTGTACTTAACCTATCCCTTCGTATTGTCATGGTCCATGCTTGAAGCGATGTCCGCACAGTGCTTGATTATTGGCTCGGCAACTGCTCCAGTTACAGAGGTACTCAAGCACAAAAAAAACGGCCTGTTGTTCCGATTTTTCGATGTGCCAGGACTGGCAAACCTTGTCACTGAAGCCTTGCATGAACCAGAGAAATTTGTGCATCTACGCGAAAAAGCACGTTCTGATATGGTCAATAAGTTTGATCTGGTAACGCGAACTCTTCCGAATCAGATTCGTCTTCTGGAAAAACTTCTGGGCAAAAAAGGCCGAACCGGCTCGCGTAAGTAG